The following proteins come from a genomic window of Megalobrama amblycephala isolate DHTTF-2021 linkage group LG1, ASM1881202v1, whole genome shotgun sequence:
- the LOC125272756 gene encoding leucine-rich repeat LGI family member 2-like, producing MVIEWDLDAPLSDFIPLHSVPTESLSVDTFSHKNDVYVAIAAPNAESCMVLQWDHIEMNFRSYDNITGQSIVGCKSVIIQNQVFVIVAQLFGGSHIYKFDEDQSKFTKFQDIEVSKISKPNDIEAFQIGNDWFFIIADSSKAGLSTLYKWSDKGFYSYQSLHEWFRDTDAEFVSLDGKAHLILASRSQVPVIYQWSRSTQKFALQGEIPNMEDVVAVKAFWIKEDLYLAMTRYIGDSKVLHWTAKVFSEVQALPSRGSMILQPFSFKERYYLALGSDYTFSQIYLWDAEKKVFERFKEVYIQAPRSFTVVSTDRRDFIFASSFKGNTQIYEHIIIDLSL from the exons ATGGTGATTGAGTGGGACCTGGATGCACCATTAAGCG ATTTCATTCCTCTCCACTCTGTGCCTACGGAGTCTTTATCTGTGGACACGTTTTCACACAAGAACGACGTGTACGTGGCCATCGCGGCTCCCAACGCAGAGAGCTGCATGGTGCTCCAATGGGACCACATCGAGATGAACTTCAGGAGTTATGACAACATCACAG GTCAGTCTATTGTTGGCTGTAAGTCTGTGATTATCCAGAACCAAGTCTTTGTCATTGTTGCTCAACTCTTTGGTGGTTCCCACATCTATAAGTTTGATGAAGACCAAAGCAAGTTCACAAAGTTCCAGGACATTGAGGTATCAAAGATTTCCAAGCCGAATGACATTGAGGCCTTTCAGATTGGCAATGACTGGTTCTTCATCATCGCTGACAGCTCTAAGGCTGGTCTGTCCACTCTTTACAAATGGAGCGACAAGGGCTTCTACTCTTACCAGTCCCTTCATGAATGGTTTCGTGATACAGATGCAGAGTTTGTCAGTTTGGATGGTAAGGCCCATCTTATCCTAGCAAGTCGTTCCCAAGTACCTGTCATCTATCAGTGGAGCAGGAGCACTCAGAAATTTGCCTTGCAGGGTGAGATCCCTAACATGGAAGATGTAGTTGCTGTCAAGGCCTTTTGGATAAAGGAGGATCTTTATCTGGCCATGACCCGTTACATCGGTGATTCCAAAGTCTTGCATTGGACTGCTAAGGTGTTTTCTGAGGTTCAGGCCCTTCCTTCAAGAGGCTCCATGATCCTGCAGCCTTTTTCCTTCAAAGAAAGGTACTACCTGGCTCTGGGAAGTGACTACACCTTCTCGCAGATCTATCTGTGGGATGCTGAGAAGAAGGTTTTTGAGCGTTTCAAGGAAGTCTACATCCAGGCTCCACGTTCCTTCACCGTGGTCTCCACTGACCGGAGGGACTTCATATTTGCCTCAAGTTTTAAGGGCAACACACAGATCTACGAGCATATCATCATTGATCTGAGCCTTTGA